The nucleotide sequence AGCCTCACGGTGGTGGAGCCCGAAAAGGCCCGGTCCACCAGCTTGATGGGCAGCGCGCCCAGGGTGGGGCGATCCTCGTTGCCGACCGCAAGCTCCGCGTAGGATCCGGAATCGTTGCTGGAGATGAGCGTGCCCTGGCTGTCATAGGCCCGGGCGTAGAACCGGTAGGTGACATTCGGTTGGAGGTTGTCCAGCACGATGGGCTTGGTCACGTTGATCGAAGGCGAGGACTGGGTCACCCGCAGCATGGCGGCGGGATCCGCCGAGTCGGTGGCGGTCCCGGTGCTGGCCGACAGCGGCCAGAAGGTGCCAGGCGTCGTCTGGACGTAGGGCACCACGTCCAGGCGATTGATGCTCGAGGCCGTGTAGGCGTTGATGACGGCTTGGAGCCCGCGCGCCGGGGTGACGCTCGGCTGCAGGACCACCCGGGCGTGAGCCACCCTGGCTTGCCCGACGACTCCCACCTGGGCGGAGGGCGGGTTCAGCCCGGCGCAGCCCACGAGGGCGAGGCTGAGGGCGCAGCTCAGGATCCGGTTTCTGTAGTGTCGCAAGGGGCTCTCCTCTACTGGATGGTCTCGGTGCCGTTGTCGACCAGATCACCGCCGGTGACGACGATGTTCGAGGCCGTGGCCTGGCCGTCGAAGGTCTTGTCGATCAGCTGGATGGGGATGTTCGTGACAACGGGGCGATCGTCCCTGGCCACCGCCACGTCGATCGAGGAGCTCGCGTCCTTGCTGATGAGGTCGCCCGCCGCCGTGCCCGCGGCCTTGTAGGCGTAACCGCGGATCCGATAGGTGGTGTCGTGGCGCAGGCCGCCGAAGGCCACGGCGTCGGCGAGGCTGGCGCTCCCGATGTCCTTCTGGAGGGGGTTGCCCTGGCCGTCCTTGGCTGGAGTCTCGGTGCCGCCGCTGACGGTGAAGAGCTTGAGGACCAGGTGATCGACGTCCGAGCTGCCGAAGGGGTTCACCACGCTCTGGATGCTCAGCCCGCCGGTCGAGATCCGAGGGGTCACCTGGATCTCGGCCTTCCCGCCGCCCACCGACGAGGCGGCGTTCAGGACCGTGAGCTTGGGCAAGCTGCCGATCGGCATGTACACGCAACCGACGGCCAGGAAGGGAACGAGTGCACCCCAGCACCAATTCGACAGCTTCATCAACGAACCCCTTTTCAAGTGGATACGGCGTCTTGGACCAACTCGATGCCGCGCCTCTCGGTTCGGAGCCCAGAGAGGTCGCCGATACGTAGGCGCGGACAGCACGATCGTGACAACCTGGGCCCCTGTGAAGCAACGCAGCTAGCCGTCGAGTTGCTGTCGGATGGCCGACAAGAGGGGCGCGGCTATCCTACTTCCTCCGTCAGGTCGACCGAGCTATGATGGACGGTGATGAACCGACTTGTTGAGGATCTCGGATGATGGGCGATCGCCTCGAAATCGCGCTCGTCGAGGACGAGCAGCTGCTGCGCGGGCTGCTCGAGAGCACGCTGTCCCGGGTCCCCGGCATGGTCGTGACCGCGACGTTCGGCACCGCCGAAGAAGCCCTGGCCGGGATCGGGACGTGTCCGCCCGACGTGGTGCTCTGCGACATCGACCTGGGCCCCGGGATGGACGGCATCGCGCTGGCCAAGGAGCTCCGCAAGCGGTGGCCCGAGCTTTCGATCGCCATCCTTTCGAACCATGCGGACCTGGCCTACGTGGAAGCGCTGCGCCGACCGCTCGGCAAGAGCTGGGCCTACATGCTCAAGAAGTCGGCGCTCTCGGTCGACTCCCTGGAGCGCTGCATCCGGAGCGTGGCCGCCGGCCTGGTCGTGCTGGATCCCGAGATCATCGCCTCCGCCCAGGCCCATCTCGCCAAGCCGCAGCTGACCGGTCGCTCCGCCGAGCTGCTCTCCTACATCGCCCAGGGCTACAGCAACGCGGCGATCGCGAACAAGTGCGCCCTCACGGAGCGATCGGTCGAACGCCTGATAAGCCAGATCTACCTCGACCTCGGCATCGAGGTCGGAAACACGGCCTTCAACCCCCGGGTCCTGGCGACGCTGGCGTTCCTCGGCGAGAGGCCCCGGTAGGCGGCCTGGACGAGGCCTTCCTTGAACTGCCTGGCTCGGATGCGTATGATGCCTAGGTGAGCGAGCGCCATGACTTGTTACGAGCGCCTGGACCGGCAATCCCCTCCGCTCGGCTATTCATCCTTCTAGCGGTTGTCCTCGCCCTCATGGCGGGCCAGTTCGTGGATTGGGCCTATGGCCGCTTCCAGGAGCCCGCCGACGAGGCGCGGATCTTCGCGATCTGGGCCGGCCTCACCCTCGTGGCGAATCTGACGGGGTTCGCCAGCGCACCCGTCGCGCGCTGGCTGTGCGATCGCTTTTCGGCCCTTCGGAGCGGAGCGGCCGCCTGGCTCACCCTGTACGGGGTCTTCGGGCTCTCGCTGGCCGCGCTCATGGGGGGCCGGTCCGTGGCGGGCCACCTCTGGCTCCCCGAGGTCTTCCACCTCAAGGCGGCCACGGTGGCGGCCCTCAACGGCTTCATGATCACCATGATCCTCTTCGCCGTGGCCGAGCGGAGCGCCGCGGGGGACCGCGACTCGCTCGACCACAAGGCCCGGCTGCTGCGCCTCTCGGAGGAGCTGACGCGCTCCAAGGCCCAGCTGGTCGCCGAGGACGACCGGATGCGGGCGGAGGTCGCGCGGATGCTGCATGGCGAGCTCCAGACCCTCCTGCTCTTGAGCTGGGCTGAACTGGGCGAGGGCATGGCGCAACGTGAGAACGACCGCTCGGCATACGAGAGCAAGTTGGGACAGGTCGAGCAACGACTTGGGCGGGCTGCCGAGGTCCTCGACTCGGGGCTTGCCGGGTGGCTGGGCTCCATCGAGGATGCCGGCGACCTTTTCGTCGCACTGGAGCACCTGGTGGCGTCCTTCGCCCCGATCCTGCATGTGAGGCTGGAGCTGGACCCCCGCCTGAAGGAGTCAGGGGCGGCGCTGCCGCCCGCAGCGACGCGAGCGGCCCTTCGCCTGGTGCAGGAGGCGCTGCTCAACGCCCTCAAGCATGCCCGAGCCCGGGAGGTGCGCGTCGTAGGGGAGCCCGGCCCGCAAGGCGGGATCGCCTTGCGGGTGACGGACGATGGGCGCGGGCTCGGTGCTGCCCGCATGCGGCGGGGGCTCGGCTTCTCGGTCCTGGGCAAGGAGCTGGAGGCCCACGGCGGCACCTGGGACGTGAGCTCGGCGCCCGGCAGGGGGACGAGCTTGCAGGTCAGCTTGCCTATCGCAAGGGCCGGAGCATGACCCGAGGCCCCTCCCTGCCACGGCTCAAAGGCCCTTTCTTGCCGATCCTGCTGGTGGTCGCGCTGAACCGGGCATCCGTGCTGGCGTCGTTCGCCCCGGCGGATCGCCTCGGCTCCCACCACCCGCAACTCGTCTTCGCTGGCACGCTTTTGAGCTTCGTGATCGGGACCCTCGCCTGGCCGGCGCTCGCTCCTTTCGCCGAGCGCTTGCGCCGGCCGCGCCTGCGCAACTGGGGGGTGTTCTGGGGGGCGTTCATCCTGAGCACCTGGATCGCCAGCGTGCTCCTCGGTCGCTTGCTCCACGTGCTGTTCGGGGCCGGCTTCGCCCTTCCGCGGCTCTGGCTCGTGCCCATGTTCGTCATCCTGGTTTGCCTGGCCTTCTGCGAGATGATCCAGGCGCACGCCGACCGGGTTACCGAGGCGCGCCGGCTGATCGACCGCATCCTGACCACCCACGAGATGGTGCGCTGGGCCAAGGAGGCCGAGGGCCAGAAGTTGAGGAAGCTCCTCGTCTCCCGCGTCGAGGGGGAACTGTGCGAGCTGAGGCAAGAGGTGGCCGCCCTGCGCGATCCCGCGCGGGACGAAGCGGCAGGTTTGATCGCGCTGCGCGAGCGCATCGACACCCTGCGCGAGACGGATCTGCGCGAGGCGAGCCACCTCTTGCACCCCCATGTGCCCAAGGCCGGCCTCGCGCCCGCCCTGGCCTTCCTGGCGCGGCGGGTCGGCGGTCGGCTGGCCATCACGGTCGATCTCGCCGACGCGGTCCAGGAAGCCGTGGGCATGCTGCCGGCTCCGGTCTGCCACGCCGCGTACTGTCTGGCCGAGGCTTCATTGGAGCGGGCCGCCGACGCTTGCGGGGCGACTTCTGCCACGGTAAGCGTCGGCGCCGGACCTGAGGGTCAGCTGTTGCTGGCGATCGACCATGACTGCTGTGGCTGCTTCGATGACGTCGCCGATAGCCGCTTCGACCTGGCCGCGGCGCGGCTGGAACTCGCGGGCGGCGCGGTATGCGAGGAGAGGGCGGGCGCTCGCGAGCGTATCGCCATGACGCTTCCGCTGACGCATGGTGATTCCCTTTCGGACGTACCTGCGCTTGCTGTCTAGGGTTCAAAGATCGCGGACGGCTGTCAAGCAGCAAGCAAGGGAAAGGCGGATCACGCCTGGGAGGCGGGCGCGATCGCTTCTCGTTTCCCCGGGCCGTGGCAAGATAACCCCATCACCCATACACCCTTCTCTGAGCCCCTCGGCCCGCCGACCGCACACCGGCGGGCCGAGGTCGTTCTTGTTGACATGCTGCCGTGGACAGATGGGCAGGCAAGGGTTTAAGCTTCATGTCGAACATATGTTCAATAATTCGAGGCCTTCGACATGCACGACATCGTCCACCTGCAGACCCACTCCGTCTACTCCTTTCGCCAGAGCACCCTCACCATCCCCGACCTGGTCGCCGAGGCGGCGGCGCGGGGCCACGAGGCGATTTCCCTGACCGACACGGACGGCCTCTACGGCCTCGTGCCCTTTGTCCGGGCGGCACGCGAGGCGGGAGTGCGGCCGATCATCGGCGCCGAGCTCTCCCTGCGACTGGACGAGAGCGCGAGCCCTCACCCGCTGCGGGCGACGCTCCTGGTCCGCGACGAGGCGGGCTTCAAGAACCTGTCGCGCCTCGTCTCCCGCTTTCAGCTCGACGGGGGCAAGGGGCTCTCGCCCGAGGAGCTGGCGAGCCATGCCTCAGGGCTGACGCTGCTCAGCGGGGGCGAGCGTGGCGCGCTGCCGCGCCTCCTCTCGGAGGGGCGCCGCGAGACGGCCGAGGCGCTCCTGCGAACCTGGCGCGGGGCCTTCGGAGCCGAGCACTGCTTCGTGCAGCTCGGCCCCTGGTGGCCGGCGCCGCCCCTGCTGCGGCTCGCCGAGGCCTGCGGCGCGAAGGTGGTGGCCGCTCACGAGGCTTCCTACATGCGCCCCGAGGATGAGTGGACCTGGCAGCTGCTGAGGCGGGGCCACGGCCTGGGACGCCTGGCGCCCGGCCCTCGCCATCTCGCAGCCGACGAGGAGCTGCGGTGCGCCTGGCGCGAGGTTCCCGAGGCGCTGGCCAGTACCCGGGCGATCGCCGAGACCTGCACCTACGCGCCCGTCTTCGGGGCGTACCGTCTGCCCGACTTCCCGGGCCGTTCACCTGGCGAGACGAGCGAGGCCATGCTCCGCCGCCTCTGCGCCGAGGGCCTCGAGCGCCGCTACGCGGCCTCGGCCTATCGCGCCGACGCGCGGCGGCGAATGGACGAGGAGCTCGCGGTCATCGTGGCGATGGGCTTCGCGGATTACTTCCTCGTGGCGTGGGATCTGGTGCGCTTCGCCAGGGCGGTGGGCATTCCCCACGTCCCGCGCGGAAGCGCCGCGGGCAGCCTGGTCCTGTACCTCCTGGGGGTGTCGCAGATCTGCCCGCTGGAGCACTACCTGTGCTTCGAGCGCTTCCTGAACCCCGAGCGCAAGAGCCTGCCCGACATCGACCTGGACTTCGACTGGCGGCGGCGCGACGAGGTGGTGGACTACTGCTTCCGGACCTACGGCGAGGCGCACGTGGCGCGCATCGCCACCCACCAGCACCACGGCGCGCGCGGGGCCGTTCGGCTCGCGGGGGCGGCCCTCGGCATCGAGCAGGGCGTCATCGACGACGTGGCGCGGCGCATGCCGGGGTGGTTCGGCTCGGGCGACATCGCGGGGGCGGTTTCCAGGGCTCCCGAGTGCCGGGGGCTACCGATCGATCGCGAGCCCTACAAGGGGCTGCTCGAGACGGCCCGCGCCTTCGAGGGCATCCCCGATCACCTGGGCCTGCACCCCTGCGGCGTGGTGATCAGCCGGGACGTCCTGACGGACGTGGTGCCGCTGGAGCTTTCGGCCAAGGGCCCCGTCGTGACCCAGTACGAGATGAACGGGGTCGAGGCCGTCGGCCTGCTCAAGATGGACCTGCTCGGCAACCGCAACCTCGCCATCCTCGACGACGCCGTGGCCCTGGTCAACTCGCGCTACGGCCTCGGCCTCGTGCCCGACGGGCTGCCCCTGGACGACCCGCAGGCCTTCGAGCTGCTGCGCAGCGGGCGCACCTTCGGGATCTACCAGCTCGAGAGCAGCGGGGTCCAGGGGCTCTTGCGCCAGTTCCAGCCGACGGAGCTCGAGGACGTCACCGCCATCACCAGCCTCTACCGTCCCGGCCCCATCGACGGGGGGATCACGCCCCGCTACGTGGCGCGGCGCCACGGCCGCGAGCCGGTCGCCTTCCCCGACCCGTGCCTCTCCGAGGTCCTGGCGCATACCTACGGCTGCATTCTCTACCAGGAGCAGTGCCTCCAGGTCACGCACGTCTTCGCCGGGCTGAGCATGGGCCAGTGCGACAACCTGCGAAGGGGGATCGCCAAGCGCATCCGCCCCGAGATCGCGCGCCTCAGGGACGCCTTCTTCGAGGGGGCCGCTCGCCTGGGGCGCGACCCGGCCCGGACCGAGGAGGTGTGGGAGCTCCTGAGCAGCTTCGGGGGCTACGGCTTCGTGAAGGCGCACGCCGCCTCGTGCGCGGCGCTGGCCATCCGCGAGGCCTACGTCAAGGTGCGCTGGCCCGTCGAGTACCTGAGCGCGGTCCTCTCGGCCGGCTTCGGCTACTACCCGCCGCGGGTCTACATCGAGGACGCCCGGGCCTTCGGCGCCACCATCGCCCTGCCGTGCGTGAACCGCTCCGCAGAGGGCTACGAGGTCGAGGACGGCGGCATTCTGCGGGTGGGGCTCTCGGCCATCAAGGGGCTGGGGCCTGCGGGGATCGAGGCGATCTTGCAGGCGCGCCGGGACGGCCCCTTCGCGCACCTGGGGGACCTGCGGCGCCGGACGGGGCTTGCGCGTCCCGAGCTGGAGACCCTGATCGTGGTCGGGGCCTGCGATGTCTTCGGGCTCAGCCGCCCGGGCCTGCTGTGGCAGCTGGTGATGCTCTCGAGCGCCAAGACGGCGCCCAGCGTCCCGGCGCAGGGGATGCTGTTCGCCTTGCCCGAGGTGCTTCCCGAGCCGCCCGGGGTGCTCGCCGAGTACCCGCCGCGCCGGCGCCAGGCCATCGAGCGGGAGCGTCTCGGCTACACCGTGACCGTGAGGCAGCTGCCCCGCGTGGTCGGGTGCGTCTCGTTCCAGGAGGCCAGGGCACTGCCGCTCAAGGCCAAGGTCAGCGTCGTGGCGGAGACCGTCTCGCGCTTCGGTCACCGCACCAAGAAGGGGGAGAAGATGTGCTTCTTGACCCTCTCGGACGGGGCGGGCCAGATGCAGGGGGTCGTCTTCCCCGAGGCCTACAAGCGCTTCTCGCTGGAGCTGCGCAGGGGGGCTGCGGTGTTCTCGGGAACCCTCGGCGACGAGGACGGCGAGCCCATCCTGGTGGTGACCCACGTGGAGGCGCTGGGCGCCAGGGAGGCCGGATGAAGCGCCGATCGATCCTGCACGTGGACATGGACGCGTTCTTCGCGGCGATCGCCCAGCGCGACTACCCCCAGTACCAGGGCAAGCCGGTGATCATCGGGGGGCACTCGATCAAGCGCGGGGTGGTCGCGAGCGCGAGCTACGAGGCGCGGGCCTTCGGGGTGTACTCGGCCATGCCGCTCTACAAGGCCTACGAGCTGTGTCCTCACGCAGTGCGCCTGCCCGTCGAGATGGACAAGTACCGGGAGGTGAACGCCCAGCTCCAGGCCATCTGGGAGCGCTTCTCGCCGGTGGTCGAGCCGCTCTCCTTCGACGAGGCCTACCTGGACATGACGGGGACCGAGGCCTTGCTCGGGCCGGTCGAGCAGGTGAGTCACGCCCTGCGAAAGGCCATCAAGGCCGAGACGGGGCTGAGCGCGTCGGTGGGAGGCGGGACGTCCAAGCTCCTGGCCAAGGTGGCCTCCAAGGCCGCCAAGCCCGCCGGGGTGTGCCTGATCCGGCCGGGCGACGAGGAGGCGTGGCTGCACCCGCGCGACGTGAGCGTGATCCCGGGGGTCGGCGAGCGGACCAAAGAGCGGCTCTACGCGCTGGGGATCAAGACGGTCGGCCAGCTCGCCCAGGTCGGGGAGGCCTTCTTGAAGGCGCACTTCGGCGCGCAGGGGAGCGACCTGGGGCTGATCGCGCGGGGGCTGGACCCGCGCCCGGTGACGCCCGGCGGGGCTCCCAAGAGCATGGGGGGCGAGGAGACCTTCGATGTCGACAGCGATGATCCGGTCTTTTTGCGCCGGATGATCCTCAAGATCGCCTGCGAGCTGGGCTACCGGATGCGCAAGCACGGGCTCACGGCCGCGACGGTGACGGCCAAGGTGCGCTACGCCAAGACCTTCGAGACCGTCGAGCGCAGCACGACCCTGCCGGTCGGGACCGACGAGGACGACGCGGTGTACGACACGGCCTGGAAGCTGGCCACCAGCGCGTGGGACGCTCGGCGCCCGCTGCGGCTCATCGGGGCGAGCGTCTCGAACTTCCGGCCAAATGCGCAACTTACGCTCTTCACGTCGCCTGCGGCCAAGGGGATAGGAGCCTCTCGTGACCCTGATGCGCTTTACCGCGTGATGGATGGAATGCGCGATCGCTTTGGCCCTGCGGCCTTGCGGCGTGGGGCGCTAATTGAGTGATCTTCTTCACCTCGCGACAGAAGGGATTTCCGCTGC is from Pantanalinema sp. and encodes:
- a CDS encoding response regulator transcription factor; its protein translation is MGDRLEIALVEDEQLLRGLLESTLSRVPGMVVTATFGTAEEALAGIGTCPPDVVLCDIDLGPGMDGIALAKELRKRWPELSIAILSNHADLAYVEALRRPLGKSWAYMLKKSALSVDSLERCIRSVAAGLVVLDPEIIASAQAHLAKPQLTGRSAELLSYIAQGYSNAAIANKCALTERSVERLISQIYLDLGIEVGNTAFNPRVLATLAFLGERPR
- a CDS encoding ATP-binding protein, encoding MAGQFVDWAYGRFQEPADEARIFAIWAGLTLVANLTGFASAPVARWLCDRFSALRSGAAAWLTLYGVFGLSLAALMGGRSVAGHLWLPEVFHLKAATVAALNGFMITMILFAVAERSAAGDRDSLDHKARLLRLSEELTRSKAQLVAEDDRMRAEVARMLHGELQTLLLLSWAELGEGMAQRENDRSAYESKLGQVEQRLGRAAEVLDSGLAGWLGSIEDAGDLFVALEHLVASFAPILHVRLELDPRLKESGAALPPAATRAALRLVQEALLNALKHARAREVRVVGEPGPQGGIALRVTDDGRGLGAARMRRGLGFSVLGKELEAHGGTWDVSSAPGRGTSLQVSLPIARAGA
- a CDS encoding DNA polymerase III subunit alpha yields the protein MHDIVHLQTHSVYSFRQSTLTIPDLVAEAAARGHEAISLTDTDGLYGLVPFVRAAREAGVRPIIGAELSLRLDESASPHPLRATLLVRDEAGFKNLSRLVSRFQLDGGKGLSPEELASHASGLTLLSGGERGALPRLLSEGRRETAEALLRTWRGAFGAEHCFVQLGPWWPAPPLLRLAEACGAKVVAAHEASYMRPEDEWTWQLLRRGHGLGRLAPGPRHLAADEELRCAWREVPEALASTRAIAETCTYAPVFGAYRLPDFPGRSPGETSEAMLRRLCAEGLERRYAASAYRADARRRMDEELAVIVAMGFADYFLVAWDLVRFARAVGIPHVPRGSAAGSLVLYLLGVSQICPLEHYLCFERFLNPERKSLPDIDLDFDWRRRDEVVDYCFRTYGEAHVARIATHQHHGARGAVRLAGAALGIEQGVIDDVARRMPGWFGSGDIAGAVSRAPECRGLPIDREPYKGLLETARAFEGIPDHLGLHPCGVVISRDVLTDVVPLELSAKGPVVTQYEMNGVEAVGLLKMDLLGNRNLAILDDAVALVNSRYGLGLVPDGLPLDDPQAFELLRSGRTFGIYQLESSGVQGLLRQFQPTELEDVTAITSLYRPGPIDGGITPRYVARRHGREPVAFPDPCLSEVLAHTYGCILYQEQCLQVTHVFAGLSMGQCDNLRRGIAKRIRPEIARLRDAFFEGAARLGRDPARTEEVWELLSSFGGYGFVKAHAASCAALAIREAYVKVRWPVEYLSAVLSAGFGYYPPRVYIEDARAFGATIALPCVNRSAEGYEVEDGGILRVGLSAIKGLGPAGIEAILQARRDGPFAHLGDLRRRTGLARPELETLIVVGACDVFGLSRPGLLWQLVMLSSAKTAPSVPAQGMLFALPEVLPEPPGVLAEYPPRRRQAIERERLGYTVTVRQLPRVVGCVSFQEARALPLKAKVSVVAETVSRFGHRTKKGEKMCFLTLSDGAGQMQGVVFPEAYKRFSLELRRGAAVFSGTLGDEDGEPILVVTHVEALGAREAG
- the dinB gene encoding DNA polymerase IV, yielding MKRRSILHVDMDAFFAAIAQRDYPQYQGKPVIIGGHSIKRGVVASASYEARAFGVYSAMPLYKAYELCPHAVRLPVEMDKYREVNAQLQAIWERFSPVVEPLSFDEAYLDMTGTEALLGPVEQVSHALRKAIKAETGLSASVGGGTSKLLAKVASKAAKPAGVCLIRPGDEEAWLHPRDVSVIPGVGERTKERLYALGIKTVGQLAQVGEAFLKAHFGAQGSDLGLIARGLDPRPVTPGGAPKSMGGEETFDVDSDDPVFLRRMILKIACELGYRMRKHGLTAATVTAKVRYAKTFETVERSTTLPVGTDEDDAVYDTAWKLATSAWDARRPLRLIGASVSNFRPNAQLTLFTSPAAKGIGASRDPDALYRVMDGMRDRFGPAALRRGALIE